One Thiocapsa bogorovii DNA segment encodes these proteins:
- a CDS encoding SrfA family protein: MIGPLLRTGTLTDYHPVGAVGHPVYLAAAQLRAALARRLGPDLADSFAIPQRNEDGDTLDWYAPRPGLVVPWSAASPEERLSAQSQLLENRTRIDELAGTMQADPDPERQVFARLLAHVFNFPDEDHVYLVDGRPVVTFWGFVRDREAVGSDPLVNLARFVAPPTEWSLDLTDEPPRDATPAPRRGLPWWIWFPLLLLALVLLFLFLLRGCVSESSMPIADWAPEWVPEWMTEELAPISSEAPTEEPLSVDPTLVEDSVVRDVTIDSGQLRDRALIERELRSNRTDDISSVSATDRDVSVDETVLSGSDSTSLLDETDRLSQGSAVPDETSGADAREGPEEPSSVLDETLDSDASEATPIEGEVAGTGAGLPSAEPPPSDLSPTDPDVDTGIVDPPADPAPADPTTADGDEAPVEGQTAEDGTAETPLGPQTSDAVLPETAAEPPTGEGDPIPAAPGLPGSTEDSPGSVLGTPPAKGDIAGPGTAPPAAASGATAQALGGLTSGWRTATSLQDPKTGLPIQMEYRTQGGQGQLRLKRHDGSICQSGAAASVKGERLVIDSSGDIRCADGTNFGRPSVECAPGKDGKPNCVGRYPGGGTFSLDVQSAAGE; encoded by the coding sequence ATGATTGGACCTTTACTGCGCACCGGAACACTCACCGACTATCACCCGGTCGGCGCTGTCGGCCACCCGGTTTATCTCGCCGCGGCCCAACTGCGTGCCGCCTTGGCCCGACGGCTCGGCCCGGATCTCGCCGACAGCTTTGCCATCCCGCAGCGCAACGAGGACGGCGACACCCTGGATTGGTACGCCCCGCGTCCCGGCCTGGTTGTCCCTTGGAGTGCGGCGAGCCCCGAGGAGCGGCTCTCGGCCCAAAGTCAGCTCCTGGAGAATCGCACCCGCATCGACGAGCTTGCCGGCACCATGCAGGCCGATCCGGACCCCGAGCGTCAGGTCTTTGCCCGGCTGCTCGCTCACGTCTTCAACTTCCCCGACGAGGACCATGTCTATCTGGTCGACGGTCGCCCGGTCGTGACGTTTTGGGGTTTTGTCCGCGATCGCGAGGCGGTGGGCTCGGACCCCTTGGTGAATCTGGCGCGGTTCGTTGCCCCGCCGACGGAGTGGTCGCTCGACCTGACCGACGAGCCGCCTCGAGATGCGACTCCGGCCCCTCGCCGCGGTCTGCCCTGGTGGATCTGGTTTCCGCTCCTGCTGCTCGCATTGGTGCTGCTGTTTCTCTTCCTGTTGCGCGGCTGCGTGTCCGAGTCCTCGATGCCGATCGCCGATTGGGCCCCCGAATGGGTCCCGGAATGGATGACCGAGGAGCTCGCACCGATCTCTTCGGAGGCGCCGACCGAGGAGCCGCTCTCGGTCGATCCGACACTTGTTGAAGACTCGGTCGTTCGCGATGTGACAATCGATTCCGGACAGCTGCGGGATCGGGCCCTGATCGAGCGCGAGCTTCGGAGCAATCGAACCGACGACATCAGCTCCGTCTCGGCGACGGACCGGGACGTCTCAGTGGACGAAACGGTCCTCTCGGGGAGCGATTCGACGAGCCTCCTGGACGAGACCGATCGTCTGTCTCAAGGGTCCGCCGTCCCGGACGAGACGAGCGGAGCGGATGCGAGGGAGGGGCCCGAGGAACCTTCTTCGGTCCTCGACGAGACGCTCGATTCGGATGCGTCCGAGGCCACGCCGATCGAGGGCGAGGTTGCGGGGACGGGTGCCGGTCTGCCATCGGCCGAGCCGCCTCCGAGCGACCTGTCCCCGACCGATCCCGACGTGGATACCGGGATCGTCGATCCTCCGGCGGATCCCGCACCCGCAGATCCGACCACGGCCGATGGCGACGAGGCACCAGTGGAGGGACAGACGGCCGAAGACGGAACTGCGGAGACGCCCCTGGGGCCGCAGACCTCCGACGCCGTCTTGCCCGAGACGGCCGCTGAACCGCCGACGGGCGAGGGCGATCCGATCCCGGCGGCGCCCGGTCTACCCGGCTCGACCGAAGACTCACCCGGGTCGGTTTTGGGTACGCCGCCGGCCAAGGGAGACATCGCCGGACCCGGCACCGCACCGCCCGCCGCGGCATCGGGCGCGACGGCACAGGCGCTGGGCGGTCTGACCAGCGGCTGGCGTACCGCGACCTCCTTGCAGGACCCCAAGACCGGCCTTCCGATCCAGATGGAATACCGCACACAAGGCGGTCAAGGTCAATTGCGCCTTAAACGACATGACGGCAGTATCTGCCAGAGCGGTGCCGCAGCATCGGTCAAAGGCGAGCGGCTGGTGATCGACAGCAGCGGGGATATTCGCTGCGCCGACGGCACCAACTTCGGGCGGCCGAGCGTAGAGTGCGCGCCGGGCAAGGACGGCAAGCCCAATTGTGTCGGCCGCTATCCCGGCGGCGGCACCTTTTCTCTCGACGTGCAGAGCGCGGCGGGCGAGTGA
- a CDS encoding virulence factor SrfB has translation MLARLVNFETKVTLIADSGVQFLDFGLTLALRKALPGEFVVQESNRSLARLLYDERTNQLYWPDRPGIPLKSQLSVPVDDSARLLDGIWLPVPVLRLHPPRRFATGPETWARLRLLALSAEEAAATDHTHRLTLAIDTNLLADAEDLRYLAPTEADVGAGAAFAFAHRAHEIGWFPELPWVAGWIQEVFDERAGPRLRLPPEDVEAERERFAHHAHYLNLLAVIGEAGCIPEIKLLGNKATDVQPAVPVDMVLDVGNSRTCGILIEQHAKEGDVLGRRYELELRDLSQPQHRYNEPFESRVELAQATFGKEHWAHKSGRAGAFLWPTIARVGPEAARMAGRRRGTEGATGISSPKRYLWDEDRFDTGWRFNSAFVRTEIEPMATAAPFCNLINEVGTALYTLPEADRMPVFMPHYSRSAMMMFMLAEVLTQALCQINSPAQRLRMPTADLPRHLRTLILTIPPSMPKQERDLFAERMHQAVGLVWKAFGWHPEDAPIEGPGAELAWPPFPTIEVRWDEATCSQAVYLYSEIQNTFAGRAEELFAIAGRVRDAETGGRIGGEGARLRIATIDIGGGTTDLVINDYLLEGGRTGANRTIVPEQRFRDGFKVAGDDILLEVIGATLVPALKEAVIGAGVEEPDALLSRLIGADPVDVQEGMLRQQLALQVLYPAGLAVLKAYERFDPVHGSEPQTLALADLVAEISLERPTDAVLDWFADGLRDATGGTVIGFSLLDCPVRLDLDRTHQLFMEERLEVTRAVRSLCEIAHLYDCDLLLLTGRPSRLPGFQALVRALLPLPPDRIIAMHDYRTGAWYPFNRRGRIADPKTTAAVGAMLCLLGQGRLPNFSFRANAFRPYSTIRYLGMIDRNRMIKAGDIYYSDVDLDDPEYQLPETTIPMTGVMHIGYRQLAAERWGAQPLYLLDFADDEVRRLLYTQGGVLQVRLERMRGVNAERFRVAAVELEGGRAFGRGVVALKLNTLASIGFDQDSYWLDSGSIFT, from the coding sequence ATGCTCGCGAGACTGGTGAACTTCGAAACCAAGGTGACGCTGATCGCCGACAGCGGCGTTCAGTTCCTCGACTTCGGCTTGACCCTCGCGTTGCGTAAGGCCCTGCCGGGCGAGTTCGTGGTGCAGGAGAGCAACCGCTCGCTCGCGCGCCTGCTCTATGACGAGCGCACCAATCAGCTCTACTGGCCCGACCGTCCGGGCATCCCGCTGAAGTCCCAACTGAGTGTTCCGGTCGACGATTCGGCGCGCCTGCTCGACGGCATCTGGCTGCCGGTGCCCGTGCTGCGCCTGCACCCGCCGCGGCGGTTCGCAACGGGGCCGGAGACCTGGGCGCGGCTGCGGCTCTTGGCCCTGTCCGCGGAAGAGGCCGCCGCGACCGATCACACCCACCGGCTCACCCTCGCCATCGACACCAATCTGCTGGCCGATGCCGAGGATCTGCGCTATTTGGCCCCGACCGAGGCGGATGTCGGGGCGGGCGCGGCCTTCGCCTTCGCGCACCGCGCGCACGAGATCGGCTGGTTCCCGGAGCTGCCGTGGGTGGCGGGCTGGATCCAGGAGGTCTTCGACGAGCGCGCCGGTCCGCGCCTGCGTCTGCCGCCCGAGGACGTGGAGGCGGAGCGCGAGCGTTTCGCGCACCATGCCCATTATCTCAACCTGCTCGCCGTGATCGGCGAGGCCGGCTGTATCCCCGAGATCAAGCTGCTCGGCAACAAGGCGACCGACGTGCAGCCTGCCGTGCCGGTCGACATGGTGCTGGACGTCGGCAACTCGCGCACCTGCGGCATCCTCATCGAGCAGCACGCCAAAGAGGGCGATGTGCTCGGGCGCCGTTACGAGTTGGAGCTGCGAGACCTGTCCCAGCCGCAGCACCGCTACAACGAGCCCTTCGAGAGCCGCGTCGAGCTGGCCCAGGCAACCTTCGGCAAGGAGCACTGGGCGCACAAGAGCGGACGCGCCGGGGCCTTCCTCTGGCCGACCATCGCCCGCGTCGGACCGGAGGCGGCGCGTATGGCCGGACGTCGGCGCGGGACCGAAGGGGCCACCGGGATCTCCAGTCCGAAGCGCTATCTCTGGGACGAGGACCGCTTCGACACCGGCTGGCGCTTTAACAGCGCCTTCGTCCGCACCGAGATCGAGCCGATGGCCACGGCCGCGCCCTTCTGCAATCTCATCAACGAGGTCGGCACAGCGCTCTACACCTTGCCCGAGGCCGACCGCATGCCGGTCTTCATGCCGCACTACTCGCGCAGTGCCATGATGATGTTCATGTTGGCCGAGGTTCTGACACAGGCACTGTGCCAGATCAACAGCCCGGCGCAGCGTTTGCGCATGCCCACCGCCGATCTACCGCGGCATCTGCGCACGCTGATCCTGACCATCCCGCCCTCGATGCCCAAACAGGAGCGAGATCTCTTCGCCGAGCGGATGCACCAGGCCGTCGGTCTGGTCTGGAAGGCGTTCGGCTGGCACCCCGAGGACGCGCCGATCGAGGGACCCGGCGCCGAGCTGGCCTGGCCCCCCTTCCCGACCATCGAGGTGCGCTGGGACGAGGCGACCTGCAGTCAGGCGGTCTATCTCTACAGCGAGATCCAGAACACCTTCGCCGGGCGTGCAGAGGAGCTCTTCGCGATCGCCGGGCGGGTCCGCGACGCCGAGACCGGAGGCAGGATCGGGGGCGAGGGGGCGCGCTTGCGGATCGCGACCATCGACATCGGCGGCGGGACGACGGATCTCGTGATCAACGACTATCTGCTCGAAGGCGGTCGCACCGGTGCCAATCGCACCATCGTGCCCGAGCAGCGTTTTCGGGATGGCTTCAAGGTCGCCGGGGACGATATCCTGCTTGAGGTCATCGGCGCGACCCTGGTGCCGGCTCTCAAGGAGGCGGTGATCGGCGCCGGAGTCGAAGAGCCCGACGCTCTGCTCTCGCGCCTGATCGGCGCGGATCCCGTCGATGTCCAGGAGGGGATGCTCCGCCAGCAGCTGGCGCTGCAGGTGCTGTACCCGGCTGGGCTCGCGGTGCTGAAGGCCTACGAGCGCTTTGACCCCGTGCACGGAAGCGAGCCGCAGACCCTCGCGCTCGCCGATCTGGTCGCCGAGATCAGCCTCGAGCGCCCGACCGACGCTGTCTTGGATTGGTTCGCCGACGGCCTGCGCGACGCGACCGGCGGGACGGTCATCGGTTTCTCGCTGCTTGACTGCCCGGTTCGGCTCGATCTCGACCGCACCCATCAGTTGTTCATGGAGGAACGGCTCGAGGTCACGCGCGCCGTGCGTTCCCTATGCGAGATCGCGCACCTCTACGACTGCGACCTGCTTCTGCTCACCGGGCGACCGTCCCGTCTGCCGGGTTTCCAGGCGCTCGTGCGCGCACTCCTGCCGTTGCCGCCGGATCGGATCATCGCGATGCACGACTATCGCACCGGCGCCTGGTATCCCTTCAATCGACGCGGCCGCATCGCGGATCCCAAGACCACGGCCGCGGTCGGCGCCATGCTCTGTCTGCTCGGGCAGGGGCGGCTGCCCAACTTCTCGTTCCGAGCCAACGCCTTTCGCCCTTACTCGACGATCCGCTATCTCGGCATGATCGACCGCAACCGGATGATCAAGGCCGGCGATATCTATTACAGCGACGTCGACCTCGACGACCCCGAGTACCAGTTGCCCGAGACCACCATCCCCATGACCGGGGTGATGCACATCGGTTATCGTCAACTCGCCGCCGAGCGCTGGGGTGCGCAGCCGCTCTATCTGCTCGACTTCGCCGACGACGAGGTCCGCCGTCTGCTCTACACCCAAGGCGGCGTGCTCCAGGTGCGCCTGGAGCGGATGCGCGGCGTGAATGCCGAGCGGTTCCGCGTCGCGGCCGTGGAGCTGGAAGGCGGGCGTGCCTTCGGTCGCGGTGTCGTGGCCCTCAAACTCAACACCTTGGCCAGTATCGGGTTCGATCAGGACAGCTATTGGCTCGACAGCGGGTCGATTTTCACGTGA
- a CDS encoding putative virulence factor, giving the protein MTGDTRDTRAAELIRRSRALYEGSGEAIEWVAEVRRHSQRLDRESDSLTDKLRRTRNLATRLGRAAGRSVSVGFFGLSQAGKSYLISALAAGESGELETQVEGRRLNFIQHVNPPGHGKEATGLVTRFTRRPSTAPPGYPLELSLFSEVDLAKVLGNAFFNDFDREQVEVDLSPGHLRRHLAALQARRTAAPTGGVSEDDVVDLLEYFEKRFPKTTEQLKADYWPTAIALAPYLEPAERAALFSILWGEVRELTETYLALRGGLADAGHADAAYVPLAALVRTDASGELSQGDSIMNVDILERLGRDDADRIEIVPRRGETLLPAVALPRSLLAALTTELRFVLAETPRTGLLEQVDLLDFPGYRGRLAVANLAEVRKQLQDDQVDPVAQLVLRGKVAFLFERYTDDQEMNLLVLCAPSHKQSDVKDLGPVLETWVHATQGADPATRARRDPGLIWAFTMFDFRLNPVPSETEDLMRKGWEGMMKLALLERFGAYDWLREWSPGKPFDNLFLVRKPRMATAVIETDASGEQGILPGQRARLDLLRRTFCEDPTVQKHLADPQAAWDAMLSFNDGGISRLAAYLGRVAAPEGKLARIAEQLDAGIEELVRHRFGPYFRAEGAAEVDNKRRLADRVIGALRQRPNRFAALLGALQPPKEGLRALYLRADAAAAGQPASTTATAAPDAARPPAPSGDGGLIDLDALLGGSSSGYPSGTGPAVNKDGADGAAPSATNENAARFVRAVLSYWVGHLKSLPEDLHWLRHMGLDKGALEDLIGELITGADRSGLDQALVALIDSAESQTAAMRSQLAERQVYVTASRINRFVDYLGSDDLPPDDRPRSLVGQQRPVFAPPPPIPPRGMPVLPETPVNFPALYIVDWFEAFRALAITNAGHAAGRDISPEQNARLGQILALVAGGGTEST; this is encoded by the coding sequence ATGACGGGTGACACTCGAGATACACGCGCGGCCGAGCTGATTCGCCGCAGCCGCGCCCTGTACGAAGGCAGCGGCGAAGCGATCGAGTGGGTGGCCGAGGTACGCCGTCATTCCCAGCGGCTCGACCGCGAGTCCGACAGCCTGACCGACAAGCTGCGCCGGACCCGAAATCTTGCCACGCGCCTCGGACGCGCTGCCGGGCGCTCGGTCAGCGTCGGCTTTTTCGGGCTCTCACAGGCCGGCAAGTCCTATCTGATCTCGGCCCTCGCGGCCGGGGAGAGCGGGGAGCTGGAGACACAGGTCGAGGGCCGACGGCTCAACTTCATCCAGCACGTGAACCCGCCCGGACACGGCAAGGAGGCGACCGGTTTGGTGACCCGCTTCACCCGCCGCCCGAGCACCGCACCGCCGGGCTATCCGCTGGAGCTGTCGCTCTTCTCCGAGGTCGATCTGGCCAAGGTGCTCGGCAACGCCTTCTTTAATGACTTCGACCGGGAGCAGGTCGAGGTCGACCTCTCGCCGGGTCATCTGCGTCGACACCTCGCCGCCCTGCAGGCACGCCGGACCGCCGCACCCACCGGCGGGGTGAGCGAGGACGACGTCGTCGACCTGCTCGAGTATTTCGAGAAGCGCTTCCCCAAGACCACCGAGCAGCTCAAGGCCGACTATTGGCCGACCGCGATCGCGCTGGCGCCGTACCTGGAGCCGGCGGAGCGCGCCGCGCTCTTCTCCATCCTCTGGGGCGAGGTGCGCGAGCTGACCGAGACCTATTTGGCCCTGCGCGGGGGGCTCGCCGACGCAGGTCACGCCGACGCCGCCTATGTCCCGCTCGCCGCGCTGGTGCGCACCGATGCGAGCGGGGAGCTGAGCCAGGGCGACAGCATCATGAACGTCGATATCCTCGAGCGGCTCGGGCGCGACGACGCCGACCGCATCGAGATCGTCCCGCGTCGCGGCGAGACGCTGCTGCCGGCAGTCGCGCTGCCGCGCTCTCTGCTCGCGGCCCTGACCACGGAGCTGCGCTTCGTGCTCGCCGAGACCCCGCGCACCGGGCTACTGGAGCAGGTCGACCTGCTCGACTTCCCCGGCTATCGTGGACGTCTCGCGGTCGCGAACCTGGCCGAGGTGCGCAAGCAACTCCAGGACGACCAGGTCGATCCGGTCGCCCAACTGGTGCTGCGCGGCAAGGTCGCCTTCCTCTTCGAGCGCTACACCGACGATCAGGAGATGAACCTCCTGGTGCTGTGCGCCCCCTCGCACAAGCAGAGCGACGTCAAGGACCTGGGGCCGGTTCTGGAGACCTGGGTTCATGCCACGCAGGGCGCCGATCCCGCCACGCGTGCGCGCCGCGATCCGGGCCTGATCTGGGCCTTTACCATGTTCGACTTTCGCCTCAACCCGGTCCCGAGCGAGACCGAGGATCTGATGCGCAAGGGCTGGGAAGGCATGATGAAGCTCGCCCTCCTGGAGCGCTTCGGTGCCTACGACTGGCTGCGCGAATGGTCGCCGGGCAAGCCCTTCGACAATCTCTTCCTGGTGCGCAAGCCACGGATGGCAACCGCCGTGATCGAGACCGACGCGAGCGGCGAGCAGGGCATCCTGCCTGGCCAGCGGGCGCGGCTCGACCTCTTGCGGCGCACCTTCTGCGAGGATCCGACGGTCCAGAAGCATCTCGCGGACCCCCAAGCCGCCTGGGACGCCATGCTCAGCTTCAACGACGGCGGCATCTCCCGCCTCGCCGCCTATCTCGGCCGGGTCGCCGCGCCCGAGGGTAAGCTCGCCCGGATCGCCGAGCAGCTCGACGCGGGGATCGAGGAGCTCGTACGGCACCGCTTCGGACCCTACTTCCGCGCGGAGGGCGCGGCCGAGGTCGACAATAAACGCCGTCTCGCCGATCGGGTGATCGGGGCGCTGCGTCAGCGGCCGAATCGCTTCGCCGCCCTGCTCGGTGCACTGCAGCCGCCCAAGGAGGGATTGCGCGCACTCTATCTGCGTGCCGACGCCGCGGCGGCCGGACAGCCTGCGTCGACGACCGCGACCGCTGCGCCGGATGCGGCCCGCCCCCCGGCGCCGAGCGGCGACGGCGGCCTGATCGATCTGGATGCCCTGCTGGGCGGGTCCTCGTCCGGCTATCCCTCGGGCACGGGCCCTGCGGTCAACAAGGACGGCGCCGATGGAGCGGCCCCCTCGGCGACCAACGAGAACGCGGCACGCTTCGTCCGCGCCGTCCTCAGCTACTGGGTCGGACATCTCAAGTCACTCCCCGAGGACCTGCACTGGCTGCGCCACATGGGCCTGGACAAGGGTGCGCTCGAAGACCTGATCGGCGAGCTGATCACCGGAGCCGACCGCTCCGGCCTCGATCAAGCTCTGGTCGCTCTGATCGACAGCGCCGAGTCGCAGACCGCGGCGATGCGCTCTCAACTCGCCGAGCGCCAGGTCTACGTGACCGCGTCACGCATCAATCGATTCGTCGACTACCTCGGCAGCGACGACCTGCCGCCCGACGACCGCCCGCGCTCCCTCGTCGGCCAGCAGCGCCCGGTTTTTGCGCCTCCGCCGCCGATTCCACCCCGCGGCATGCCCGTGCTGCCCGAGACACCGGTCAACTTCCCGGCGCTCTACATCGTCGATTGGTTCGAGGCGTTCCGAGCGCTCGCGATCACCAACGCCGGACACGCCGCCGGGCGCGACATCTCTCCGGAGCAGAATGCCCGACTGGGGCAGATCCTCGCCCTGGTGGCCGGGGGCGGCACCGAGTCGACTTGA
- a CDS encoding CDP-alcohol phosphatidyltransferase family protein encodes MQLRDLPNIISVLRLIAVGPVIYLLLRQEYGWALVLFAAAGVSDGLDGFLAKRFDWRTRLGGILDPLADKALLVGCFLVLGWQGLVPVWLVGSVILRDLVIVTGAVVYNYGVEAVEAAPLPISKLNTVLQIVLVVMVIMAAGPFRLPEGLIEAMIWACFMTVVVSGAQYVWIWGRKAQLRGWRGH; translated from the coding sequence GTGCAGCTCAGGGATCTTCCGAACATCATCAGCGTCCTGCGACTCATCGCGGTCGGGCCGGTCATCTACCTGCTTCTTCGCCAAGAGTATGGATGGGCCCTCGTCCTGTTCGCGGCGGCGGGCGTGTCCGACGGCCTGGACGGGTTTTTGGCAAAACGATTCGACTGGCGCACGCGCTTGGGCGGGATCCTGGATCCGCTCGCCGACAAGGCATTGCTGGTCGGTTGCTTTCTGGTCCTGGGTTGGCAGGGGCTGGTTCCGGTCTGGCTGGTGGGCTCCGTCATCCTGAGGGATCTCGTGATCGTCACCGGGGCCGTCGTCTACAACTACGGTGTCGAGGCGGTCGAGGCTGCGCCACTGCCGATCAGCAAGCTCAACACCGTGCTCCAGATCGTGCTGGTGGTGATGGTCATCATGGCGGCAGGACCCTTCAGGCTGCCCGAAGGGCTGATCGAGGCGATGATCTGGGCCTGTTTTATGACCGTCGTCGTCAGCGGCGCACAGTATGTTTGGATCTGGGGGCGGAAGGCGCAGCTGCGCGGTTGGCGGGGGCATTGA